In Treponema denticola, one genomic interval encodes:
- a CDS encoding DegT/DnrJ/EryC1/StrS family aminotransferase — MQNTQKIIPFFTPSFSEEEEKALVRILHSGWLTTGKETLEFEKEFAELTGSKYALAVNSASSGLMLAMDACGIKSGTKILTSPYTFISTATSAMHLGGDVVYADIEKDSYSIDPEKIETILKKDKNIKAIVPIHIAGNVCNMKAINDLAKKYSVAVIEDAAHAFPSKTEEGYAGTLGTCGVFPFYATKTITTGEGGMVCTDDEKIAERIKLMRSHGINRTIWDRYTDTKASWKYDVTAEGWKCNLPDILSAIGRVQLKKAKTFFEQRKKIAEKYNAAFAGKDSFILPPDGEGNAWHLYILRLNLEALKIGRDEFVSALQDKGLGISMHFIPHFEMSYIKEKYGLNSSDFPESNKKYLQSLSLPFYPSMVDEDIDYVVETVINLAKLNRR; from the coding sequence ATGCAAAACACTCAAAAAATAATTCCTTTTTTTACTCCTTCCTTTTCTGAAGAGGAAGAAAAAGCCTTGGTAAGAATTTTACATTCCGGTTGGCTTACTACGGGAAAAGAAACCCTTGAGTTTGAAAAGGAATTTGCAGAGTTAACCGGCAGTAAATATGCTCTTGCCGTTAATTCGGCTTCAAGCGGGCTTATGCTTGCAATGGATGCATGCGGTATAAAGAGCGGAACCAAAATCTTGACAAGTCCCTACACCTTTATTTCTACGGCAACCTCTGCTATGCACTTAGGCGGTGATGTAGTTTATGCCGATATTGAAAAAGATTCCTACAGTATAGACCCAGAAAAAATCGAAACTATATTAAAAAAAGATAAAAACATAAAGGCTATTGTTCCGATTCATATTGCGGGCAATGTTTGTAATATGAAGGCGATAAATGACCTTGCAAAAAAATATTCCGTTGCCGTTATAGAAGATGCCGCTCATGCCTTTCCTTCAAAAACGGAAGAAGGTTATGCCGGAACTCTCGGCACCTGCGGCGTTTTTCCTTTTTACGCGACAAAGACGATTACGACAGGCGAGGGCGGAATGGTATGTACAGATGATGAAAAAATTGCAGAGCGTATAAAACTTATGCGTTCTCACGGGATAAACCGCACAATCTGGGACAGGTACACCGACACAAAGGCCTCATGGAAGTACGATGTTACGGCTGAGGGTTGGAAGTGTAATCTTCCTGATATTCTTTCTGCAATAGGAAGGGTGCAGCTTAAAAAGGCTAAAACTTTTTTTGAGCAGAGGAAAAAAATTGCCGAAAAATATAATGCTGCATTTGCAGGCAAGGATTCTTTTATCCTTCCTCCCGATGGAGAAGGAAATGCTTGGCATCTTTATATTTTAAGGCTGAACCTTGAAGCGTTAAAAATAGGCAGAGATGAGTTTGTTTCTGCTTTGCAGGATAAAGGCTTGGGTATTTCGATGCATTTTATACCTCATTTTGAAATGTCTTATATAAAAGAAAAATACGGTTTAAATAGTTCCGATTTTCCGGAATCGAATAAAAAATATTTGCAAAGTTTAAGTTTGCCTTTCTATCCTTCTATGGTTGATGAAGATATTGATTATGTAGTAGAAACGGTAATTAATCTTGCTAAATTAAATAGGCGTTGA
- a CDS encoding Hsp33 family molecular chaperone HslO: MIDKPITDPVLIEKFKTMHEDGMTVFMLGEGQIRGAFFHGTRFVNKMRVQHNLGILESLALGHASLCGALLIPTMKGRDRIIFRCDTQGPLVGFSVEAFSEGFVRGYLLEDPIRPDRPLETWDLKPLFGEGKISVIRFPEGAREPLTGIVEIKHKNIALDLSEYFLQSEQTVTGFNTGIQFDKEGRIIGAGGMYIQLMPGAEEALIEKAERAFAACPSIGQWFAEGGDREDVIFGLFRDCNPQVLIERKIDFYCPCSKENFRNKLFTLPEKEIADMYENGPEEIELYCHNCGSIYKYPKSILKEKINVH; encoded by the coding sequence ATGATAGATAAACCTATAACAGATCCCGTCTTAATCGAAAAATTTAAAACCATGCACGAAGACGGAATGACGGTCTTTATGCTCGGCGAAGGCCAAATACGCGGAGCTTTTTTTCACGGAACCCGTTTTGTAAATAAGATGAGGGTGCAGCACAATTTAGGTATTTTAGAAAGCCTAGCCCTCGGCCACGCCTCCCTTTGCGGGGCACTCTTAATTCCGACAATGAAGGGAAGAGACAGAATCATATTTAGATGCGATACCCAAGGCCCCCTTGTAGGTTTTAGTGTCGAAGCCTTCAGCGAAGGCTTTGTAAGGGGCTATCTTTTGGAAGACCCCATAAGGCCGGACAGGCCCTTAGAAACATGGGACCTAAAACCTCTTTTCGGAGAAGGGAAAATCTCGGTTATCCGCTTCCCTGAAGGTGCCAGAGAACCCTTAACCGGAATCGTCGAAATAAAACACAAAAACATAGCCCTTGACCTATCCGAATATTTTTTACAATCCGAGCAGACGGTAACGGGCTTTAATACAGGCATCCAATTTGACAAGGAAGGAAGAATTATCGGGGCGGGCGGAATGTATATTCAACTAATGCCGGGAGCCGAAGAAGCCTTGATAGAAAAGGCTGAAAGAGCCTTTGCAGCCTGCCCCTCGATAGGCCAATGGTTTGCAGAAGGCGGAGACAGGGAGGATGTTATCTTCGGACTTTTCCGTGACTGTAACCCTCAAGTTTTAATCGAAAGAAAGATAGACTTTTATTGTCCCTGCTCGAAAGAAAATTTCCGCAATAAACTTTTTACCCTGCCCGAAAAAGAAATCGCAGACATGTACGAAAACGGCCCTGAGGAAATAGAGCTTTATTGCCATAACTGCGGTTCAATCTATAAATATCCCAAAAGCATCTTAAAGGAAAAAATCAATGTACATTAA